A region from the Polaribacter sp. Hel1_33_78 genome encodes:
- the pdxH gene encoding pyridoxamine 5'-phosphate oxidase encodes MLKDLSNYRKSYKKKELLESNCPENPIQLFQTWFLNADSSEAVDESNAMTIASIGLDGFPKNRVVLLKKYTWEGFIFYTNYNSEKGEAIAHNNHICLSFFWAGLEQQIIIKGKAEKLPDNLSDGYFESRPDGSKLGAWASNQSKVVSSREELDKNLSSYEKKFEGKEILRPKHWGGYLVRPISIEFWQGRPNRMHDRIRYSLQKDFSWKLERLSP; translated from the coding sequence ATGTTAAAAGACTTAAGTAATTATCGAAAATCTTACAAAAAAAAAGAACTCTTAGAAAGCAATTGTCCAGAAAACCCCATACAATTATTTCAAACATGGTTTTTAAATGCAGATAGTTCTGAGGCCGTTGATGAAAGTAATGCCATGACCATTGCATCTATTGGTTTAGATGGGTTTCCTAAAAACAGAGTTGTATTGTTAAAAAAATATACTTGGGAAGGTTTTATTTTTTACACTAACTATAATTCAGAAAAAGGAGAAGCTATTGCTCATAACAATCATATTTGTTTGTCTTTTTTTTGGGCAGGTTTAGAACAGCAAATTATTATAAAGGGAAAAGCCGAAAAATTACCAGATAATTTATCTGATGGTTACTTTGAATCCAGACCAGATGGAAGCAAATTAGGAGCCTGGGCCTCTAACCAAAGTAAAGTTGTTTCATCCAGAGAGGAACTAGATAAAAACTTATCATCTTATGAAAAAAAGTTTGAAGGAAAAGAAATTTTAAGGCCCAAACATTGGGGAGGGTATTTAGTACGTCCGATTTCTATAGAATTTTGGCAAGGTAGACCCAATAGAATGCATGATAGAATAAGGTATTCTTTACAAAAAGATTTTTCTTGGAAATTAGAGCGGTTATCGCCTTAA
- a CDS encoding histidine phosphatase family protein — protein sequence MKTIYIVRHAKSSWEYKGIEDIDRPLKKRGIKDAHLLSKILSNKISRPDVFVTSSANRALHTAVIFCENFEYPLSNLKIRRQLYSFSDGYLVKTVKALDDGFSTAIIFSHDHGINTFVNKFGNKPIAHVPTCGVIGIQFDEKHWKNIKKGKTILSESPKNHK from the coding sequence ATGAAAACGATATATATAGTTCGTCATGCAAAATCTTCTTGGGAGTATAAAGGAATAGAAGATATCGATAGACCTTTAAAGAAGCGCGGAATTAAAGATGCTCATTTATTGTCTAAGATCTTATCAAACAAAATTTCTAGACCCGATGTTTTTGTTACTAGTAGCGCAAATAGAGCTTTACACACGGCTGTAATTTTTTGTGAGAATTTCGAATATCCCTTATCAAACTTAAAAATTAGACGCCAACTGTATAGTTTTAGTGATGGTTACCTGGTAAAAACGGTAAAAGCGCTTGATGATGGTTTTAGCACGGCAATTATTTTTAGTCATGACCACGGTATCAACACATTTGTAAATAAATTTGGTAATAAACCCATAGCCCATGTACCCACGTGTGGTGTCATCGGAATTCAATTTGACGAAAAGCACTGGAAAAATATCAAAAAAGGAAAAACTATTTTATCTGAATCACCTAAAAATCATAAATAG
- a CDS encoding Ppx/GppA phosphatase family protein, which translates to MLKIKKYGAIDIGSNAIRLLVSNVIVEKGKEAQFKKSSLVRVPIRLGADAFVSGKISAENTKRMIDAMEAFKLLMKVHNVEKYKACATSAMREAKNGIEVADEILKETGIKIDIIGGKEEAAIISSTDLNDLIEGDNSYLYVDVGGGSTEFTVFSRGKIVNSKSFKMGTVRLLKNKKAINKEIFEDVEKWIKKNTKNLKKVSLIGSGGNINKLFKMSGRTEGKPISFIYLNAQYQFLKQMSYQERISELSLNPDRADVIIPATKIYLSAMKWSGATKIYVPKIGLSDGIIKSLFYNKL; encoded by the coding sequence TTGTTGAAAATAAAAAAATATGGTGCTATAGATATAGGTTCCAACGCAATAAGATTACTGGTATCTAACGTAATTGTTGAAAAAGGAAAAGAAGCTCAATTTAAAAAATCTTCTTTAGTACGCGTGCCAATTCGACTTGGTGCAGATGCTTTTGTAAGCGGTAAAATTAGCGCAGAGAATACGAAAAGAATGATTGATGCTATGGAAGCTTTTAAATTACTTATGAAAGTTCATAATGTAGAAAAATATAAAGCCTGTGCTACTTCCGCAATGAGAGAAGCAAAAAATGGTATTGAAGTTGCTGATGAAATTTTAAAAGAGACTGGAATTAAAATTGATATTATAGGGGGAAAAGAAGAAGCCGCTATTATTTCATCTACAGATTTAAATGATTTAATAGAAGGAGATAATTCTTATTTATATGTTGACGTAGGAGGTGGAAGTACAGAGTTTACCGTTTTTTCTAGAGGTAAAATCGTTAATTCCAAATCTTTTAAAATGGGAACAGTACGCTTACTGAAAAATAAAAAAGCTATAAATAAAGAAATTTTTGAGGATGTAGAAAAATGGATTAAAAAGAATACTAAAAATCTAAAAAAAGTTTCCTTAATTGGCTCTGGTGGTAACATTAACAAACTCTTTAAAATGTCTGGCAGAACTGAAGGGAAGCCAATTTCTTTTATTTACTTAAACGCCCAATATCAGTTTTTAAAACAAATGAGTTATCAAGAAAGAATATCGGAATTAAGCTTAAACCCAGACAGAGCTGATGTTATTATACCTGCTACAAAAATTTATTTATCTGCAATGAAATGGAGTGGAGCGACAAAAATATATGTTCCCAAAATTGGTCTTTCGGACGGAATTATTAAAAGTTTGTTTTACAATAAGCTATAA
- a CDS encoding OmpA family protein: MKKILFSITFLMMATVTFGQDLPENPEPGKCYVRCKTPDIYRNETINVAVSPEYKKITTYPAQYRTIQEKVLTKEAGEEVLIVPAVWGTQEVTYYRKEDGSRLEVRKAIFNQGFETVETRAASASWEMSEKMAGCDSDDPDDCRYWCYKPMPAEFKTMPVEKLLSDAMTLKIPLPGIRETYKRKVMVKRPSTSIVQTEPEYISIEKTILVKDAFTEEITIPAVYRSITKQILVKQGGLTSWKAVDCKLVNNTPLPINWDFSSATLNEGAKQIIDARLLPILNDGVAVFIESHTDMRGTKRENQNLSDRRAKAVTDYIISKGINASQLYAKGFGESRLLNKCSDGIVCSEAEHSINRRTTFRVVNQK; the protein is encoded by the coding sequence ATGAAAAAAATCTTATTCAGTATCACTTTTCTAATGATGGCTACTGTTACTTTTGGGCAAGATTTACCTGAGAACCCAGAGCCAGGAAAGTGTTACGTTCGTTGTAAAACTCCAGACATTTACAGAAACGAAACGATTAATGTTGCAGTTTCACCAGAGTACAAAAAAATTACTACATACCCGGCACAATACAGAACTATTCAAGAAAAAGTTTTGACTAAAGAAGCTGGTGAAGAAGTTCTAATAGTTCCTGCTGTTTGGGGAACTCAAGAAGTGACCTATTACAGAAAAGAAGATGGTTCAAGATTAGAAGTTCGGAAAGCTATTTTTAATCAAGGTTTTGAAACTGTAGAAACAAGGGCAGCCTCTGCAAGTTGGGAAATGAGTGAAAAAATGGCAGGTTGTGATTCTGATGATCCTGATGATTGTAGATACTGGTGTTATAAACCTATGCCTGCTGAGTTCAAAACAATGCCCGTAGAGAAATTATTGAGTGATGCAATGACCTTAAAAATTCCTCTTCCAGGAATAAGAGAAACATATAAAAGGAAGGTTATGGTAAAAAGACCCTCGACCTCTATAGTTCAAACTGAACCTGAATATATATCTATTGAAAAAACGATACTGGTAAAAGATGCTTTTACTGAAGAGATAACAATTCCCGCTGTTTATCGATCTATCACAAAACAAATATTAGTTAAACAAGGAGGATTGACCTCATGGAAAGCAGTGGATTGTAAGTTAGTAAACAACACTCCATTACCTATAAATTGGGATTTTTCTAGTGCTACTTTAAATGAAGGTGCGAAACAAATTATTGACGCTAGGTTATTACCAATCCTAAACGATGGTGTTGCTGTTTTTATTGAATCTCATACCGACATGAGGGGAACGAAAAGAGAAAACCAAAATTTATCTGACAGAAGAGCAAAAGCGGTAACTGATTATATTATCTCTAAAGGTATTAATGCTTCGCAGTTATATGCCAAAGGTTTTGGAGAATCTAGATTATTGAATAAATGTTCTGATGGAATTGTTTGTTCTGAAGCAGAGCACTCCATAAATAGGAGAACAACATTTAGAGTCGTGAATCAAAAATAA
- a CDS encoding thioredoxin family protein, translating into MRKLVFAFIIYLFTTQVYFAQDSLLSVSEYAKSNEVKLNWMPTYKEALKKSKREKKPVLIYFTGSDWCGPCKVLDKDLFHTEKFKALAEEDLILLEVDIPRRLDIISPDRMKENKIIQKKYRVNSFPTLMIVNHRGKKIAEKKGYIMTVYYYQFLQSEINKY; encoded by the coding sequence ATGAGGAAATTGGTTTTCGCTTTTATTATTTATCTATTCACAACTCAAGTTTATTTTGCACAGGACAGCCTTTTATCAGTTTCTGAGTATGCAAAGAGTAATGAGGTTAAATTAAATTGGATGCCAACTTATAAAGAAGCATTAAAGAAATCTAAAAGAGAAAAAAAACCAGTTTTAATTTATTTCACGGGTTCAGATTGGTGTGGACCTTGCAAGGTTTTGGATAAGGATTTATTTCATACAGAAAAATTTAAAGCATTAGCTGAAGAAGATTTAATTCTTTTAGAAGTTGATATTCCTAGAAGATTAGATATTATTTCACCAGATAGAATGAAAGAAAATAAAATTATTCAAAAAAAATATAGAGTCAACTCTTTTCCAACATTAATGATCGTTAATCATAGAGGGAAAAAAATTGCAGAGAAAAAAGGTTATATTATGACTGTATACTATTATCAGTTTTTACAATCGGAAATTAATAAATACTAA
- the lpxK gene encoding tetraacyldisaccharide 4'-kinase, with the protein MKFVRFLLFPFAILYDLITSIRNFFFNSGFLKETSFQTPIIVVGNLSVGGTGKTPQIEYLVRLLKDVYNISVLSRGYKRKTKGFVRLNENHTAKDVGDEPLQYFKKFSQITVAVDENRVEGVNNLVQQIAPEVVLLDDAYQHRKIKGSFYILLTKHDDLFTDDFLLPMGNLRESRAGAKRADLIIVTKCPFDLKEVEKNKIKRKLQRYKKEVYFTTISYADKTSGSQQLSLDDLKNIEVLLITGIANPNPLLEFLTKKEIKFTHLKFSDHHHFSSREIEEIQQKFEAMSAANKLILTTEKDYTRLSRKLKELSFLEIKTRFLDGENKFNAIIKSHIQQNRC; encoded by the coding sequence ATGAAATTTGTTAGATTTTTATTGTTTCCTTTTGCAATTTTATATGATTTGATAACCTCAATTCGTAATTTCTTTTTTAATAGTGGTTTTTTGAAGGAAACTTCGTTTCAGACGCCAATAATAGTAGTTGGTAATTTAAGTGTAGGAGGGACCGGGAAAACGCCTCAAATTGAGTATTTAGTAAGGTTGTTAAAAGATGTTTACAATATTTCAGTTTTAAGTAGAGGTTATAAGCGTAAAACAAAAGGTTTTGTGCGTTTAAATGAGAATCATACCGCAAAGGATGTCGGTGATGAACCTTTACAATATTTTAAAAAATTCTCACAAATTACTGTTGCTGTAGATGAGAATAGAGTAGAGGGTGTCAATAATTTAGTACAGCAGATAGCTCCAGAAGTCGTCTTGTTAGATGATGCATATCAGCACAGAAAAATAAAAGGAAGTTTCTATATTCTGCTAACGAAGCACGATGATTTATTTACTGATGATTTTTTATTACCAATGGGGAATTTAAGAGAAAGTAGAGCAGGAGCGAAAAGAGCAGATTTAATTATAGTTACAAAATGTCCTTTTGATTTAAAGGAAGTCGAAAAGAATAAGATTAAAAGAAAGTTACAGCGATATAAAAAGGAGGTTTATTTTACGACAATTTCTTATGCTGATAAAACATCAGGAAGTCAGCAATTATCTTTAGATGATTTAAAAAATATTGAGGTATTACTAATAACTGGAATTGCGAATCCAAATCCATTATTAGAATTTTTAACTAAAAAAGAAATCAAGTTTACACACTTAAAATTTTCAGATCATCATCATTTTTCATCCAGAGAAATAGAAGAAATTCAACAAAAATTTGAGGCGATGAGTGCTGCTAACAAGCTAATTTTAACAACAGAAAAGGATTATACCAGGCTTTCTAGGAAGCTCAAAGAATTGTCTTTTTTAGAAATTAAAACTCGGTTTTTAGATGGAGAAAATAAATTTAATGCAATTATAAAATCCCATATTCAACAAAACCGATGCTAA
- a CDS encoding Nif3-like dinuclear metal center hexameric protein — translation MTIKDITNYIEELAPLNYAEEFDNVGLLVGNYNSKVSGILVTLDTLEETIEEAIAKKCNLIISFHPIIFSGLKKINGNSYVERVVLKAIKNEIAVYATHTALDNSKNGVSAKICAVLGLQKTKILIPKKGIIKKLTTYVPAKNADALKNSLFLAGAGNIGNYDNCSFTILGEGTYKGNEASNPVLGEKGKLHTEKEIKISVVFERKNETVILKTLKENHPYEEVAYEIVTTENVHQNIGMGMIGELSSEMEEKDFLLYLKKTMKTDCIRHSALIHKKIKKVAVLGGSGSFAISNAKKAGADAYVSADFKYHEFFKAENSILLADIGHYESEQFTKNLLVDYLTKKISNFAVILSEKSTNPIYYI, via the coding sequence ATGACCATAAAAGACATCACAAATTATATTGAAGAATTAGCACCTTTAAACTATGCAGAAGAGTTTGATAATGTTGGTTTGTTAGTCGGTAATTATAACTCAAAAGTTTCTGGTATTTTAGTTACCTTAGATACTTTAGAAGAAACTATAGAGGAAGCAATCGCTAAAAAATGCAACTTGATTATTAGTTTTCATCCTATAATTTTTAGCGGATTAAAAAAAATAAATGGTAATTCTTATGTAGAAAGAGTCGTTTTAAAAGCGATTAAAAATGAGATTGCTGTTTATGCGACTCACACCGCTTTAGACAATTCTAAAAATGGCGTTTCTGCAAAAATATGTGCAGTTTTAGGACTGCAAAAAACTAAAATCTTAATTCCAAAAAAAGGAATTATAAAAAAGCTCACAACTTACGTTCCTGCAAAAAATGCAGATGCTTTAAAAAATTCTCTATTTTTAGCGGGTGCAGGAAATATTGGTAATTACGATAATTGTTCGTTTACTATTTTAGGAGAAGGCACTTATAAAGGGAACGAAGCATCCAATCCTGTTTTAGGTGAAAAAGGAAAACTTCATACAGAAAAAGAAATAAAAATTTCGGTTGTCTTTGAAAGAAAAAATGAAACTGTTATTTTAAAAACTTTGAAAGAAAATCATCCTTATGAAGAAGTAGCCTACGAAATTGTAACTACGGAAAATGTACATCAAAATATTGGCATGGGAATGATTGGTGAATTATCATCAGAAATGGAAGAAAAAGATTTTCTATTATATTTAAAAAAAACCATGAAAACAGACTGTATTAGACATTCTGCCTTGATCCACAAAAAAATAAAAAAAGTAGCCGTTTTAGGGGGTTCCGGGAGTTTTGCAATTTCTAATGCTAAAAAAGCTGGAGCAGATGCTTATGTAAGTGCAGATTTTAAATATCATGAGTTTTTTAAAGCAGAAAATAGCATACTTTTGGCAGATATTGGACATTATGAAAGCGAACAGTTTACAAAAAACCTTTTAGTCGATTATCTTACAAAAAAAATTAGTAATTTCGCAGTCATTTTATCAGAAAAAAGTACAAATCCTATTTATTACATATAA
- a CDS encoding zinc ribbon domain-containing protein, whose product MAKKKEVSVEEKLRALYDLQLIDSRIDEIRNVRGELPLEIEDLEDEVAGLNTRVSNLNEDATNLETDINNKKLAIEESKVLMKKYDEQQQKVRNNREFDSLSKEIEFQDLEIQLAEKRITEFKAKIAQKNEVIDATKEKLDRQEQHLGHKKSELDAILKETEKEEELLIKKSAEYSESIDAHLYTAYKRIRTKVKNGLAVVAIERGASGGSYFTIPPQVQLEIANRKKITIDEHSGRILVDAALAAEEKEKIDKLFS is encoded by the coding sequence ATGGCAAAAAAGAAAGAAGTTTCAGTTGAAGAGAAATTAAGAGCATTATATGATTTACAATTAATTGACTCTAGAATTGACGAAATTAGAAACGTAAGAGGAGAGCTCCCTTTAGAAATTGAAGATTTAGAGGATGAAGTTGCCGGTTTAAATACGAGAGTTTCTAATTTAAACGAAGATGCTACAAATTTAGAAACAGACATCAACAACAAAAAATTAGCCATAGAAGAATCTAAGGTTCTAATGAAAAAGTATGATGAGCAACAACAGAAAGTTAGAAATAACAGAGAGTTTGATTCTTTGTCTAAAGAAATTGAATTTCAAGATTTAGAAATTCAATTGGCTGAAAAAAGAATTACTGAATTCAAGGCCAAAATTGCTCAAAAAAATGAAGTAATTGATGCTACTAAAGAGAAGTTAGATCGACAAGAACAACATTTAGGTCATAAAAAATCTGAATTAGATGCAATCTTAAAAGAAACAGAAAAAGAAGAGGAACTTTTAATTAAAAAGTCTGCTGAATATTCTGAGTCTATAGACGCTCATTTATACACAGCTTATAAAAGAATTAGAACTAAAGTTAAAAACGGTTTAGCAGTAGTTGCAATAGAACGTGGAGCTTCTGGAGGATCTTATTTCACTATTCCACCGCAAGTTCAATTAGAAATTGCAAATAGAAAGAAAATAACTATTGACGAGCATAGTGGTCGTATCTTAGTTGATGCTGCATTAGCTGCTGAAGAAAAAGAAAAAATCGATAAATTATTTTCTTAA
- a CDS encoding DUF349 domain-containing protein — protein sequence MLDNNEENVEKNEVNSEEKVEDFITKDVDGTDKPSEVVDEIKNPIVKDVEVVEEEDDKEELPTTVKVDEITEAVDEIEKSVAENAEKSASKEEEVSVVDYAACTLEELVSTLEKTLSDNPVQKIKSQVDGIKNAFNLKFGALLAEKKAAFLEEGGNSIDFQFSSPLKSEYNKLLSEHKKNRDAYYNNIEKQLKENLEKRVQVIDNLKHLIEEADTSTMYNKFKVIQDTWRSIGAVPKSHYNDTWKTYHHHVERFYDLLHLSNDFRDLDFKHNLEEKLKIIAKAEALGNESDINFASNELQELHKSWKEDVGPVAKEMREEIWKKFSAATKKIHDKRHDYFKEMRSKYQEIIDDKIAIIATIDAYDTSKNKTHNDWQKSIKDIEELRQKYFNAGKLPYSKSEEVWQKFKNATKKFNAAKNVFYKEEKGEQQENLKNKIALIEYAESLKDTDDWDMATNAMKKVQADWKNIGHVPRKFSDDIWKRFKAACNHYFDRYHQQKNAISKEQEGVVVAKKEFLEALKESKEVTKEAILEAVYNWKNLGSLPRNVRHLEGKFNKQIDRMFDGLSLDKNEIVMLKFTNAVDSFLADEDFRKLDSEQMFVRKKIDEVVREIQQLENNLGFFSNAKADNPLVLNVRNRVNEFKADLLIWKQKLSYIKKLDY from the coding sequence ATGTTAGATAATAATGAAGAAAACGTTGAGAAAAACGAAGTAAATTCTGAAGAAAAAGTAGAAGACTTTATAACTAAAGATGTGGATGGAACAGATAAGCCTTCTGAAGTTGTTGATGAAATTAAGAATCCGATAGTGAAAGATGTAGAAGTTGTAGAAGAAGAGGATGATAAGGAGGAATTACCAACAACCGTAAAAGTAGATGAAATAACAGAAGCTGTTGATGAAATTGAGAAATCTGTAGCAGAAAATGCTGAAAAATCAGCATCTAAAGAAGAAGAAGTTTCGGTTGTAGATTATGCTGCATGTACTTTAGAAGAATTGGTATCAACATTAGAAAAAACGTTATCTGATAATCCTGTTCAGAAAATAAAATCGCAAGTAGACGGCATAAAAAATGCATTCAATTTAAAATTTGGAGCATTATTAGCAGAAAAAAAAGCGGCTTTTCTCGAAGAAGGAGGAAATTCTATAGATTTTCAATTTTCTAGTCCTTTAAAATCAGAATACAACAAGTTATTATCAGAACATAAGAAAAACAGAGATGCTTATTACAATAATATAGAAAAGCAATTAAAGGAAAACTTAGAAAAACGTGTTCAAGTAATTGATAATTTAAAGCACTTAATTGAAGAAGCAGACACTTCTACAATGTATAATAAATTTAAAGTGATTCAGGATACTTGGCGTTCGATTGGTGCTGTGCCAAAAAGTCATTATAATGACACTTGGAAAACCTATCATCATCATGTAGAACGTTTTTATGATTTATTACATTTAAGTAACGATTTTAGAGATTTAGATTTCAAACATAATTTAGAAGAAAAATTAAAGATCATAGCGAAAGCAGAGGCTTTAGGAAATGAGAGTGATATTAATTTCGCTTCTAATGAATTACAAGAGCTGCATAAGTCTTGGAAAGAAGATGTAGGTCCTGTAGCAAAAGAAATGCGTGAAGAAATTTGGAAAAAATTTAGTGCAGCTACTAAAAAAATTCATGACAAAAGACATGATTATTTCAAAGAAATGCGTTCTAAATATCAAGAAATTATTGATGATAAAATAGCGATTATTGCGACAATTGATGCGTATGATACATCTAAAAATAAAACGCACAATGATTGGCAGAAAAGTATTAAAGATATTGAGGAGCTAAGACAGAAATATTTTAATGCTGGTAAATTGCCTTATTCTAAAAGTGAGGAAGTTTGGCAAAAATTTAAAAACGCCACAAAGAAATTTAATGCTGCCAAAAATGTTTTCTATAAGGAAGAAAAAGGTGAACAACAAGAAAATTTAAAAAACAAAATTGCTTTAATAGAATATGCAGAATCGTTAAAAGATACTGACGATTGGGACATGGCAACGAATGCGATGAAAAAGGTACAAGCAGATTGGAAAAATATTGGGCATGTTCCTCGTAAGTTTTCTGATGATATTTGGAAACGTTTTAAAGCAGCTTGTAATCATTATTTTGATAGATACCATCAACAAAAAAATGCGATTAGCAAAGAACAAGAAGGTGTGGTTGTTGCTAAAAAAGAGTTTTTAGAAGCTTTAAAAGAAAGCAAAGAAGTTACAAAAGAAGCAATTTTAGAAGCAGTTTATAACTGGAAAAACTTAGGTAGTTTGCCAAGAAATGTTCGTCATTTGGAAGGTAAATTTAATAAGCAAATAGATAGAATGTTCGATGGTTTATCTTTAGATAAAAATGAAATAGTGATGCTTAAGTTTACAAATGCTGTGGATAGTTTCCTTGCAGATGAAGATTTTAGAAAGTTAGACTCAGAACAAATGTTCGTTAGAAAAAAGATTGATGAAGTTGTTAGAGAAATTCAACAATTAGAAAATAACTTGGGCTTCTTCTCGAATGCAAAAGCAGACAACCCTTTAGTTTTAAATGTTCGAAATAGAGTGAATGAATTTAAAGCGGACTTATTAATTTGGAAGCAAAAATTAAGTTATATTAAAAAGTTAGACTACTAA
- a CDS encoding shikimate dehydrogenase yields the protein MKEKESSVFGLLGKNISYSFSRGFFTDKFKALNFKKNKYVNFDIQQIEDFPSIINKEQNLKGLNVTIPYKEEVIKYLDKLDTTAKKIGAVNTIKFTKRGNLKGYNSDVVGFENSIKPLLKKHHKKALILGTGGASKAIAFVLKKNNIKYKFVSRSPEGKKEISYDSLTQEVLQKYSVIINCTPLGTAPNIEKCPNIPYQYLTEKHLLFDLIYNPEVSTFLSKGKEKGAAIKNGFEMLELQAEESWRIWNNAR from the coding sequence ATGAAAGAAAAAGAAAGTAGCGTTTTTGGATTGTTAGGGAAAAATATTTCCTATTCATTTTCAAGGGGATTTTTTACAGATAAGTTTAAAGCGTTAAATTTTAAAAAAAATAAATACGTAAATTTTGATATTCAGCAGATAGAAGATTTTCCTTCAATAATTAATAAAGAACAAAATTTAAAAGGGCTTAATGTAACAATTCCTTACAAAGAAGAGGTTATAAAATATTTAGATAAATTAGATACAACTGCCAAAAAAATAGGAGCTGTAAATACCATCAAATTTACGAAAAGAGGAAATTTAAAGGGATACAATTCTGATGTTGTCGGTTTTGAGAACTCCATCAAACCACTCCTGAAAAAACATCATAAAAAAGCATTGATTTTAGGAACAGGAGGAGCCTCTAAAGCCATTGCTTTTGTGTTAAAAAAGAATAACATTAAATATAAATTTGTCTCTAGAAGCCCCGAAGGAAAAAAAGAAATATCCTACGATAGTTTAACACAAGAGGTACTTCAAAAGTATTCAGTAATTATTAATTGTACACCTCTAGGAACTGCACCAAATATAGAAAAATGTCCTAATATTCCTTATCAATATTTAACAGAAAAGCATTTGTTATTTGATTTGATATACAATCCAGAAGTGTCTACTTTTTTATCCAAAGGAAAAGAAAAAGGAGCTGCTATCAAAAACGGATTTGAAATGCTTGAATTACAGGCAGAAGAATCTTGGAGAATTTGGAATAATGCGCGCTAA